A stretch of the Vitis vinifera cultivar Pinot Noir 40024 chromosome 16, ASM3070453v1 genome encodes the following:
- the LOC100260667 gene encoding BAG family molecular chaperone regulator 1, with product MMRVKNKPAGLSSINGGSAGDGGESGPVEWELRPGGMLVQRRDPDSDRSSVPAPTIRVRVKFGSIYHEIYISSQATFGELKKMLSGPTGLHHQDQKLLFKDKERDSNAYLDMAGVKDRSKILLVEDPISQEKRYLEMRRNAKMEKASKSISEISLEVDRLAGQVSALESVISKGGKVAEKVMLNLTELLMNQLINLDSIIADGDVKLQRKMQVRRVQKYVETLDMLKIKNSTPDSDGDQMPMQHQQKRQSNGQRPPPAAPPLVQQLQQPRHSVAHLPIQMHQQQQQPPQPSRHSTSGPVVVTTKWETFDSASAPPLVSAPPTSVTTAANINPVHPKLNWEFFD from the exons ATGATGCGGGTGAAGAATAAACCGGCAGGGCTGTCATCGATCAATGGTGGCTCAGCCGGCGATGGCGGCGAGTCAGGCCCAGTGGAATGGGAGCTGAGACCAGGAGGAATGCTGGTACAGAGACGAGACCCGGATTCTGATCGGAGCTCCGTTCCCGCTCCCACCATTAGAGTTAGGGTTAAATTCGGCTCCATCTATCACGAAATCTATATCAGTTCTCAAGCCACCTTCG GGGAGTTGAAGAAGATGTTGTCAGGGCCAACAGGGCTTCACCACCAAGACCAGAAGCTGTTGTTCAAGGACAAGGAGAGGGACTCCAATGCCTACCTTGACATGGCCGGTGTCAAGGACAGATCGAAAATTCTGTTGGTTGAGGACCCTATTAGCCAGGAGAAGCGATATCTCGAGATGCGAAGAAATGCTAAGATGGAAAAGGCCTCAAAGTCGATCTCCGAAATCAGTTTGGAGGTAGACAGGCTCGCTGGCCAG GTATCAGCTCTTGAATCGGTTATTTCCAAAGGTGGTAAAGTTGCAGAAAAAGTGATGTTGAATCTCACCGAGTTGTTGATGAATCAGTTGATTAATTTGGACAGTATAATCGCGGATGGAGACGTTAAATTGCAGAGGAAAATGCAG GTGAGAAGAGTGCAGAAGTATGTCGAAACTCTAGATATGTTGAAGATAAAGAACTCGACCCCTGACAGCGATGGAGATCAAATGCCAATGCAGCATCAGCAGAAGCGACAGTCTAATGGGCAAAGACCACCACCAGCAGCGCCACCACTAGTTCAACAGCTGCAGCAACCAAGGCATTCAGTAGCCCACCTGCCAATACAAATGcatcagcagcagcagcagccgcCACAGCCATCAAGGCATTCAACATCAGGGCCTGTTGTTGTGACCACAAAATGGGAGACTTTCGATTCTGCCTCAGCCCCACCACTAGTGTCGGCGCCCCCCACATCCGTGACCACTGCAGCCAACATCAATCCAGTTCATCCTAAACTCAATTGGGAATTCTTCGATTGA